The following DNA comes from Mesorhizobium sp. B2-1-8.
TGTTACGGCCGCTCTCGCGGGCGCTGCAATCTTCACGGCTGGCGACGTCACAGGATTGCCGCCGATCGTTTCAGAGCTGGCCGGCTTCGCCGCGGCGTTCGCGGTGCGCGGCGGTGCGCTCCGTTTCGGCTGGACGTTTCCATCCTACAAGAGCCGGCCCGGCCGGCGGCCGGAAGACATTCCGTGAAAGAAGGGAGTAGGGAGTAGGGAAATAGTCAGTAGTCGCCGAAGCGTGAATCGTGGCGTCTTCACTACTGCCTACTGCCTACTGCCTACTGCCTACTCGCTCACGCGGCGAAGCGCTGCGCTTCCCCGCCATAATAGTTGACGTAACGGGCGCCGATCTCCTTGACCGGCATCACGACGAAAATGTCGACCGTGGAGAATTCGCGGTCGATGACGCAACCATCGCCTATGCGAGCGCCTACCCGCAGATATCCCTTGACCAGAGGCGGCATCGCCGCGATCGCCGCCTTGGTGTTGACCGCCTCGATCGGCATCAGGTCCATGGAGCAATAGCGCCCGGACACCGCGCGCACGTCCCAGGCCGAGTTGGTGCGGCAATGATGGGCGAGATAGGTGAGCGCCTCGGCATGCGCGGCCGGCACGGTGCCGTGGAATGAGGCACAGCCGGTCATCACGCCGATTTCGTAGTGATTGATATAGGCCCAGATGCCTTGCCATAGCGCCTCGATGGTGCGCTTCGAACGGTATTCGGGCAAGACACAGGAACGGCCGAGTTCGAGGAAACGCTGTCCGGGATGGCGGGCGATGAGCTTGGTCAGCTCGAATTCGCCTTCGGAATAGAAGCCGCCGGCGGTTGCCGCGATTTCTTGCCGCAGCAAGCGATAGGTGCCGACGATGCGGCGGTGCTCAGGGCCGGAAAGCGTGGTATCGAGGACGAGCAGATGGTCGCAGAGCGGGTCGAAGCGGTCGGCGTCGCGACGGTCATGCGCCTGGAACAGATCCTTCCTGGCGCCAAGCTCGTCATAGAATACACGGTAACGCACTTCCTGCGCAGCCGCGATCTCGGCCTCGTTGCGGGCGAGCCGCACTTCGAGGTTGCCGATACGGCCGAGCGCTGCGCCTTTTATGACGGAATCGACATTACGTCCTGCGAGCAAGGCGCTGCTGGCGTTCGGCCGAGTGTCACATTCCGGCATAACTGTATGCACGAGTGATTCTCCTTCGAGCCATCCCTCTTGGCACGGGGATACGGTGTAGGTGCAACAGGATTGTGACAGTACCGTGATACGGCGTCGCGGGCAATACTTCGTCGGCTGGCGAAAACGGTCAACCGGCTACGTTGCGTCACAAGTCCCTGGGCGCGTCGCCTTCGCGGGCGCCGAAACCGGGCTGCTTTTTTGGTGGTCTTCGTCAGCCACGCACCGGGAAAAGGCGGCTCAGGCGGCGACCTGGCCTTCGACGGCGCTGACCAGCGCATCGGGGTCGAGCGGCTTGGTGACGAAGCCGCTGGCGCCGTGGGCAAGCACCGCATGGCGGGTCTTTTCCTGGCTGTCGGCCGACAGCACCATGATCGGCACGGGCGGGACGGATGTCTCCTCTTCATGGCGGCGGATCGCGGCAATGGCGTCCAGCCCGTCCATGACCGGCATATGCAGATCCATCAGCACCACGTCGAAGCGGCGGTTGTGGCTGGCGCCGGTGACCGCCTCGACGGCGGCCTTGCCGTTGCCGACCACCTTGACGCGATGCCCGGCCTTCAGCAGCGTTGCGCGGGCCAGCATGGCATTGATGTCGTTGTCCTCGGCGATCAGCACTGACAGGCCCTGCTGGCGTCCGCCTGACGGACGAAGTGCCGGTGCGCGGCGTTTTTCCGGCTGCGGCGGGGCGAGGACCGGTGCGTGGCTGCTCAAAAGGACACGCAAAAGTGTTCCTCCGCGCACTGGCCGGGCAAGGAATGTCGCGTAGCCGCTGGCGCGAAACTCGCCAAGCATGCCGCGTTCGGTGGGGGCAATCAGCGTGATGGCTTCGCAATTGGAGAATCCATGCTGGCGAAGCCGCTTGAGCAGCCTTCCGTCACTCTCTTCCATGGCCGCGTCGACGAGAAGCACGTCGCAGCCGTCGGCAAAGGAAGCGGCCTGAGCCACGGTGGTGGCGATGCCGGCCACGCCGCCATTGGCGCGGATGGTGCGGGCGATGGCGTCGGCCTCGACGGTGTTCTTGGACAGGATCACGGCGCGCCGGCCGGCAAGCGCGTCCTGCCGGCCCTGCGGCGGCTCGGTGGCCGACATGGCCGGGATTTCGAAGACGAATTCCGATCCCTGGCCAAGCCGGCTGGAAACCGAAATCGTGCCGCCCATGGCGGTCACCAGGCGCTTGGAGATGGCAAGTCCCAATCCGGCCCCGCCATGCGTGCGCGTCGAGGTGCCGTCGGCCTGCTCGAACTCCTCGAAGATGCGCTCCATGTCCTCGTCGCGCAGGCCAGGACCGGTATCGGCGATGGTGAAGCAGATGCGGTCGCTGATCTCGGTGCGGGCGCGCGCGACGCTGACCAGCACGCCGCCGCCGTCGGTGAACTTGATGGCGTTGCCGATGAGGTTGAGCAGCACCTGCCTGACCCGGCCCGGATCGGCGGTGATCAATTGCGGCACGTCCGGTTCGACATGGCAGCCGAGGCCAATATTCTTGGCGAAGGCGCGCGCGGCCATCAGTTCGATGATGTTGTCGGCGATCTCGCGCACGGACATGGGCTGCGGTTCGGGATCGAAGCGTCCGGCCTCGATCTTGGAATAGTCGAGCAGGTCCTCGATCAGGGCAAGCAAGGCGCTGGCCGAGGTCGAGATGGCGCCGACATAGGTCTGCTGCTCCGGCGACAGGCTGGTGTCGGCGAGCAGCCTGGCCATGCCCATGATGCCGTTCATCGGCGTGCGGATCTCATGGCTGACGGTGGCGAGGAAGCGCGACTTTGCCTGGCTTGCGAACTCTGCCCGCTCGCGCGCGGTGATCATGGACGATTCGGCGCGCTTGCGTGCGGTGATGTCGCGGGCGATGGCGCGATGCGAGACGGCATTGCTGTCCTTGTCGCGCACCGATAGCTCGATCCACGAGAACCAGCGCGGGCCGGTCGGCGTGCGGATGGCAACGTCGGTGGAACTCAGGCATTCATGGTCGGAGAAAGCAGCATCGGGAACGAGGCCGACCTCGATGCCGAGCTCGGCAAGCGTCTTGCCGGCAAGGTCGCGTTGGTCGGTTTCGACGAGGTCGGCGAACACCTTGTTGGCATAGACGATGTAACCGTCGCGGTCGCGATGGATGACGAGATCGCCGAGCGCGTCGATGAGACCGCGAAAGCGCTCCTCGCTTTCCTGCATCTCCCACATGCGGTCGGCCAGCGTCTCGATCTCGGCGCGGTTGCGGGCGGTGGTTTCGTCGAGCAGCACCGTACTGCGGCGTACGCTGCGTCTGGCGTGCAGGTGCATGGCCAGGCCGGCAAGGCCGGTTACCAGCAACGCCAGACTGATGAAGGCCGGCGCCCCGGTCAGGTAGGAGAGGCCGGCCAGCACCAGAACGGCAACGAAGGTCAGTATCGGCAGGCCTTCGCGCTTGGCCGGCTGCTGATCGGGCACCAGCGGCGGCGCGGCGATAAACCGCCGCACGGATGCCGGCGCTTGCGCCGGCGCCGCATCGGTGTCGTCGCCAGCGTCGGCCTGCTGGCTGTCGGATTCCGCGATCATGCGAAATCCATTGCCAGACAGAGATTATGGAAAATTGCGGGGGATCGTTCGAATTTTAGCGGATCGGGCATTTTTGACCCGGCGGCGACGGATTTGCCAGCCGATGTGGCAATTCCGTCCGGCGCCTGCGATCCCTGTGTCGGTCACATGTCGACGACGACGCGACCGCGGATCTTGCCATCGACGATGTCGTGTGCCGCACCGATGATGCCGTCGAAGCCGATGGTCGTGGACAGGCTGGCAAGCTTGTCGACATCGAGATCGGCGCCGATGCGCCGCCAGGCCTCGAGGCGTACGGCCTTCGGCGCCATCACCGAATCGATGCCGAGCAGCGAGACACCGCGCAGGATGAAGGGAGCGACGCTCGACGGCAGATCCATGCCGCCGGCCAGGCCGCAGGCGGCGACCGCCCCGCCATAGGAGGTCATCGACAGAACGTTGGCCAGCGTGTGACTGCCGACCGAATCGATGCCGCCGGCCCAGCGCTCCTTGGAGAGCGGCTTGGCAGGCTGGTTGAGCTCGTCGCGCGATATCACCTCGGCGGCGCCAAGGTTGATCAGATAAGGGCTTTCGGCATTGCGGCCGGTCGAGGCGATAACATGGTAGCCGAGGCTGGACAGGATCGAGACCGCGACCGAACCGACGCCGCCGGCGGCGCCCGTCACCACGACAGGGCCGCGATCGGGCAGGATGCCGTGCCGCTCCAGCGCCATGACACAGAGCATGGCCGTGTAGCCGGCGGTGCCGACCGCCATGGCATCATGCGCGCTCATGCCTTCCGGCAGAGGCACCAGCCAGTCGCCTTTGACGCGGGCGCGCCCGGCATAGGCGCCGAAATGGATTTCGCCGACGCCCCAGCCGTTCAGGATGACCTTGTCGCCCTTGCGCCACTCGGGATTGGAAGAGGAGATGACGGTGCCGGCGAGGTCGATGCCCGGCACCAGCGGCCATCGGCGGATCACCGGCGCCTTGCCCGATATGGCCAGTCCATCCTTGTAGTTCACCGTCGTCGCCTCGACCGCGACGGTGACGTCGCCCTCCATCAGATCGGCGTCGGTGAGATCGGTCACGGCGACCGACTGTTTTTTTTCGGCATCGCGCGAAACGAGGATGGCTTTGAAGGTTTCGGTCATCTTTCTCTCCGCGAACTTGCTTGGCGTCTGACTGTGCGGCGATGGCCGCTTGGGGTCAATCTTTGGAAGGCTTGGCGTTCGAAGGTTTCGGTTCACGCCGCCAGCCGATGAGTTCGTCGAAGACGACCAGTGCCGCGCCCACGGAAATGAAGGCATCCGCAAGGTTGAAGACGGCGAAGGACCAGACCGGCGTGTGGAACAGGATGTAATCGATGACATGGCCGTAGACGGCACGGTCGATCAGATTGCCCACCGCGCCGCCGATGATCAGCGCAAAGCCGATGCGGGTGATGACGTGGCCCGATGGCGTCCGCGTGGCAAGGTAAAGCACGAAAGCCACGACCAGCACGGCGATGACCACGAGGCCGGTGTCGCCGAAGGAGGAGAACATCGAGAAGGCGATGCCCGTATTATAGGTGCGAAACAGCGCCAGGAAGGGCAGGAGGTCGAGCTTTTCCTGGAAGGGCAGGCCGGCCTCGACCAGTGCCTTTATCCATTGGTCGAGCGCGATGGCGACGATGACGAGCAGCGCGTAGGGAGACCATGATTTCACGATTGGGCAACCCTCATTGCTGGTCCGGGATTGGTTCGAGCTTCAGCGCGCCGCGCCGGATCTCGAACAGCATGATGCCGGTGGCGACCGCGAGATTGAGCGAATCGGCACGGCCCGCCTGCGGAATCCTGAGCAGCCTGTCGCAGCTTGCCGTCAGGCTTTCGGGCAGGCCCTGTTGCTCATTGCCCATCATCAAAAGTACTGGCCCGCGGGAAAAATCGACCGAGCGGTAATCGACCGCGCCCATCAGATGCGTGCCGGCGACGAGACCTGAAAAGCCGCCGCGCCAGGCAAGGAATGCTTCGGTCGTTGCCTTCGCCACTGGCACGGCGAAGATCGATCCCATGGTGGCGCGTACCGTCTCGACGGAAAACGGATCGGTGGTGTCGCCGACCAGAATGACGCCCTTGGCGCCGACGGCATCGACCGTGCGAATGACGGTGCCGAGATTGCCGGGATCGCGCACCCGGTCGAGCGCCACCCAGACGTCGCCATTGTCGGCACGGATGTCCTTCAGGGCCAGGAATTTTTGCGAAAAGACGCCGACCACCATTTGCGGATTGTCACGGCGGGTGATGGCGACAAGCACCTTTTCCGACACTT
Coding sequences within:
- a CDS encoding GNAT family N-acetyltransferase, with amino-acid sequence MPECDTRPNASSALLAGRNVDSVIKGAALGRIGNLEVRLARNEAEIAAAQEVRYRVFYDELGARKDLFQAHDRRDADRFDPLCDHLLVLDTTLSGPEHRRIVGTYRLLRQEIAATAGGFYSEGEFELTKLIARHPGQRFLELGRSCVLPEYRSKRTIEALWQGIWAYINHYEIGVMTGCASFHGTVPAAHAEALTYLAHHCRTNSAWDVRAVSGRYCSMDLMPIEAVNTKAAIAAMPPLVKGYLRVGARIGDGCVIDREFSTVDIFVVMPVKEIGARYVNYYGGEAQRFAA
- a CDS encoding PAS domain-containing hybrid sensor histidine kinase/response regulator produces the protein MIAESDSQQADAGDDTDAAPAQAPASVRRFIAAPPLVPDQQPAKREGLPILTFVAVLVLAGLSYLTGAPAFISLALLVTGLAGLAMHLHARRSVRRSTVLLDETTARNRAEIETLADRMWEMQESEERFRGLIDALGDLVIHRDRDGYIVYANKVFADLVETDQRDLAGKTLAELGIEVGLVPDAAFSDHECLSSTDVAIRTPTGPRWFSWIELSVRDKDSNAVSHRAIARDITARKRAESSMITARERAEFASQAKSRFLATVSHEIRTPMNGIMGMARLLADTSLSPEQQTYVGAISTSASALLALIEDLLDYSKIEAGRFDPEPQPMSVREIADNIIELMAARAFAKNIGLGCHVEPDVPQLITADPGRVRQVLLNLIGNAIKFTDGGGVLVSVARARTEISDRICFTIADTGPGLRDEDMERIFEEFEQADGTSTRTHGGAGLGLAISKRLVTAMGGTISVSSRLGQGSEFVFEIPAMSATEPPQGRQDALAGRRAVILSKNTVEADAIARTIRANGGVAGIATTVAQAASFADGCDVLLVDAAMEESDGRLLKRLRQHGFSNCEAITLIAPTERGMLGEFRASGYATFLARPVRGGTLLRVLLSSHAPVLAPPQPEKRRAPALRPSGGRQQGLSVLIAEDNDINAMLARATLLKAGHRVKVVGNGKAAVEAVTGASHNRRFDVVLMDLHMPVMDGLDAIAAIRRHEEETSVPPVPIMVLSADSQEKTRHAVLAHGASGFVTKPLDPDALVSAVEGQVAA
- a CDS encoding MDR family oxidoreductase, which codes for MTETFKAILVSRDAEKKQSVAVTDLTDADLMEGDVTVAVEATTVNYKDGLAISGKAPVIRRWPLVPGIDLAGTVISSSNPEWRKGDKVILNGWGVGEIHFGAYAGRARVKGDWLVPLPEGMSAHDAMAVGTAGYTAMLCVMALERHGILPDRGPVVVTGAAGGVGSVAVSILSSLGYHVIASTGRNAESPYLINLGAAEVISRDELNQPAKPLSKERWAGGIDSVGSHTLANVLSMTSYGGAVAACGLAGGMDLPSSVAPFILRGVSLLGIDSVMAPKAVRLEAWRRIGADLDVDKLASLSTTIGFDGIIGAAHDIVDGKIRGRVVVDM
- the lspA gene encoding signal peptidase II, coding for MKSWSPYALLVIVAIALDQWIKALVEAGLPFQEKLDLLPFLALFRTYNTGIAFSMFSSFGDTGLVVIAVLVVAFVLYLATRTPSGHVITRIGFALIIGGAVGNLIDRAVYGHVIDYILFHTPVWSFAVFNLADAFISVGAALVVFDELIGWRREPKPSNAKPSKD
- a CDS encoding TrmH family RNA methyltransferase, giving the protein MNERHAGAPGQVKEVTSLANPLVKDIKALALKKFRDQQNAFMAEGLKLVIDALDLGWQIRTLVFAKAGRGNAAVEKVAARTVAAGGTVLEVSEKVLVAITRRDNPQMVVGVFSQKFLALKDIRADNGDVWVALDRVRDPGNLGTVIRTVDAVGAKGVILVGDTTDPFSVETVRATMGSIFAVPVAKATTEAFLAWRGGFSGLVAGTHLMGAVDYRSVDFSRGPVLLMMGNEQQGLPESLTASCDRLLRIPQAGRADSLNLAVATGIMLFEIRRGALKLEPIPDQQ